The Fimbriimonas ginsengisoli Gsoil 348 genome window below encodes:
- a CDS encoding acetolactate decarboxylase yields the protein MFLAAPNLYQVSAFDALRLGHYDGSFEVRNLTRHGDFGLGTFNGLAGEMIVLGGKVYQVSGFGDAKIPDKEVKTPFAFVTAFKPTTTIRVTKPLTPAGLQALVDKNMPDGIVAIRITGEFQGLQARSFAAQPKPYLPFAKIMDRQSLFPYGQIRGDFVGFRMPKSVSEHYLNVPGYHFHFVSANRKQGGHVLGYGSIQSGTIQLMRVSKIVRR from the coding sequence ATGTTCCTCGCCGCCCCGAATCTCTACCAGGTCTCCGCGTTCGACGCCCTTCGCCTTGGCCACTACGACGGCTCCTTCGAGGTGCGTAACCTCACCCGGCATGGCGACTTTGGGCTTGGAACGTTCAATGGCCTCGCGGGTGAAATGATCGTGTTGGGAGGCAAGGTCTACCAAGTCTCGGGATTTGGCGACGCAAAAATTCCGGATAAAGAGGTCAAGACGCCGTTCGCGTTCGTCACGGCGTTCAAACCGACGACCACGATCCGGGTCACGAAGCCGCTCACCCCGGCCGGGCTTCAGGCGCTGGTGGATAAGAACATGCCGGACGGCATCGTCGCCATCAGAATCACGGGCGAGTTTCAAGGGCTCCAAGCTCGCAGCTTCGCCGCTCAACCTAAGCCGTACCTCCCGTTCGCAAAGATCATGGACCGGCAGAGCCTCTTCCCATACGGGCAGATCCGAGGGGATTTCGTCGGGTTCCGGATGCCGAAGTCGGTAAGCGAGCACTACCTGAACGTCCCCGGCTACCACTTCCACTTCGTCAGCGCGAACCGCAAGCAAGGCGGCCATGTCCTGGGTTACGGGAGCATCCAATCGGGCACGATCCAGCTCATGCGGGTTTCCAAGATCGTTCGACGATAA
- a CDS encoding type II secretion system protein, whose amino-acid sequence MSRNSYLISKRSGFTLIELLVVIAIIAILAAILFPVFAQAKDAAKKTADLSNLKQIGTSMNIYVGDSDDVLPTIREGASNWGCGLPSGTPLGDCHQVMSIVSQLEPYVKNRQIWKSPNDTMERCDGTNQCGDRWTGGAVSYIPSYNGQTNWINQGSASPSVTSFGVFGHAWALSDGTPRNGTTGSFSTTQIGAPADTAILSPAYISWSYYSGLVQYRADGRAWAFDNVELSGGIPAWPKTINVAYAWCCSTDAMSIGAYTGGKTTNYLFADGHAKGMDRHQLMDRRWVTDINGAIAAKAKNKVHWDEAFH is encoded by the coding sequence ATGTCACGAAATTCATATTTAATTTCCAAGCGGTCGGGATTTACCTTGATCGAACTCTTGGTGGTCATTGCCATCATCGCCATCCTGGCGGCCATCCTCTTCCCGGTCTTTGCCCAGGCAAAAGACGCCGCGAAGAAGACGGCGGACCTGTCTAATCTGAAGCAGATTGGCACGTCGATGAACATCTACGTAGGCGACTCAGACGATGTTTTGCCAACGATTCGCGAAGGGGCCAGCAACTGGGGATGTGGTCTTCCGTCCGGTACCCCGCTGGGAGACTGCCATCAGGTGATGAGCATCGTTTCGCAGCTCGAGCCGTACGTGAAGAATCGCCAGATTTGGAAGTCGCCGAACGACACTATGGAGCGGTGCGACGGCACGAATCAGTGCGGAGATCGCTGGACCGGCGGAGCCGTCAGCTATATCCCGAGCTATAACGGCCAGACGAACTGGATCAACCAGGGCTCGGCGAGCCCCAGCGTCACCTCGTTCGGAGTCTTCGGTCATGCCTGGGCACTTTCCGACGGCACCCCGAGGAACGGTACGACCGGTTCGTTCTCGACCACCCAGATCGGCGCTCCGGCGGACACCGCGATCTTGAGCCCCGCGTACATTTCTTGGTCGTACTATTCGGGCTTGGTTCAATACCGGGCCGACGGTCGAGCGTGGGCGTTCGATAACGTAGAGCTTTCGGGCGGCATCCCCGCTTGGCCGAAGACGATCAATGTCGCGTACGCCTGGTGCTGCAGCACCGACGCGATGTCCATCGGAGCCTACACGGGCGGAAAGACCACGAACTACCTGTTCGCGGACGGACACGCCAAGGGAATGGACCGCCATCAGCTGATGGACCGACGATGGGTAACCGACATCAACGGAGCGATCGCTGCGAAGGCGAAGAATAAAGTCCACTGGGATGAGGCGTTCCACTAG
- a CDS encoding alkaline phosphatase family protein produces MKRLATLALASLACVSLAQPAPRKPKLIVMISIDQFRADYVTRFASNFLPARSGGKVGGFRFLTESGAWFRDAHHNHIPTATGPGHATLLSGSEPGIDGIVGNDWFDRATGKPMYCVDDKSVETVGGTSSPMSPRNLKTTTLGDELKMATNGRAKVVSLALKDRAAILMAGHAADQVVWFDNNTGNWVTSTWYARQLPGWAEGVNRDRLVDKAYGTSWEPLLDAKAYDLARKAPAEKPAANGKLFSWPLGVAGGKADKAYWGALWTSHWGNEFVEQSAERALDTEKLGQRDVSDLLIVGFSSNDYIGHRFGPNSPEVMDATVRTDRLLSQLFTAIDRKVGLDNAVIVLSGDHGVLPIPEEESGVYRSPSTRYLSSVVKPVREALNAAFGEGDWLLGAGIYEQNLYINRETAAAKKVRMEDVERVAAEAAMKQPGVFLALTRTQLLNGQVPAYPFISRVVNGFSPTLGGDVMVVEAPGAYFGAGTGTGHGSAWDYDSHVPIIFRGAGISRGVFTRRVATADIAPTLAHLLGIELPSGNVGRVLGEAIR; encoded by the coding sequence ATGAAGCGCCTCGCTACGCTCGCGCTCGCCTCCCTGGCCTGCGTCTCCCTCGCTCAACCCGCACCCCGAAAGCCAAAGCTGATTGTCATGATCAGCATCGACCAGTTCCGGGCCGACTACGTGACCCGGTTCGCGTCGAACTTCCTTCCCGCCCGATCCGGGGGCAAGGTCGGAGGCTTCCGGTTCCTTACCGAGTCCGGAGCTTGGTTCCGAGACGCTCACCACAACCACATCCCCACCGCGACCGGCCCTGGCCACGCGACTCTTCTAAGCGGTTCGGAGCCGGGGATCGACGGAATCGTCGGTAACGATTGGTTCGACCGGGCCACCGGAAAGCCGATGTACTGCGTGGACGACAAGTCGGTGGAGACGGTGGGCGGAACGAGCTCCCCGATGAGCCCAAGAAATCTCAAGACGACCACCTTGGGCGATGAGCTGAAGATGGCGACCAACGGCCGCGCCAAGGTCGTGAGCCTCGCGCTCAAGGACCGCGCCGCCATCCTTATGGCCGGCCACGCGGCGGATCAGGTGGTGTGGTTCGACAACAACACCGGCAACTGGGTGACCAGCACCTGGTACGCCCGGCAGCTCCCGGGCTGGGCGGAGGGGGTCAACCGAGACCGCCTCGTCGACAAGGCGTACGGTACTAGCTGGGAGCCGCTGCTCGATGCAAAGGCATACGACCTCGCCCGCAAAGCTCCGGCCGAAAAACCGGCGGCAAACGGCAAGCTCTTCTCTTGGCCGCTCGGTGTGGCTGGAGGCAAAGCCGACAAGGCTTACTGGGGCGCCCTCTGGACCTCCCACTGGGGGAACGAATTTGTAGAGCAGTCGGCTGAGCGAGCGCTCGATACCGAAAAACTGGGCCAACGCGACGTCTCCGACCTGCTGATCGTCGGCTTCTCGTCGAACGACTACATCGGCCACCGGTTCGGGCCGAACAGCCCGGAAGTGATGGACGCCACGGTGCGAACCGACCGGCTGTTAAGCCAGCTTTTCACCGCCATCGATCGTAAGGTCGGTCTCGACAACGCGGTCATCGTTCTCTCCGGCGACCACGGCGTGTTGCCAATTCCGGAGGAGGAATCGGGTGTCTACCGGTCGCCGTCGACTCGCTACCTCTCGAGCGTCGTAAAGCCGGTGCGCGAGGCGCTGAACGCGGCGTTCGGCGAAGGGGATTGGCTGCTGGGCGCGGGTATTTACGAGCAAAACCTGTACATCAACCGAGAGACGGCTGCCGCCAAGAAGGTCCGAATGGAAGACGTGGAGCGCGTGGCCGCCGAGGCGGCGATGAAGCAGCCGGGCGTTTTCCTCGCCCTCACCCGGACCCAGCTCCTGAACGGGCAGGTTCCCGCCTATCCGTTCATCTCACGCGTGGTCAACGGGTTCAGCCCAACGCTGGGAGGCGACGTCATGGTCGTCGAGGCGCCGGGGGCTTACTTCGGAGCCGGGACCGGCACCGGTCATGGCTCGGCCTGGGATTACGATTCGCACGTTCCGATCATCTTCCGCGGCGCAGGGATCTCGAGAGGGGTATTCACTCGCCGGGTGGCGACAGCCGACATCGCGCCGACTCTGGCGCATCTGCTCGGCATCGAGCTCCCGAGTGGGAACGTCGGGCGGGTTCTGGGCGAAGCGATTCGGTAG
- the groL gene encoding chaperonin GroEL (60 kDa chaperone family; promotes refolding of misfolded polypeptides especially under stressful conditions; forms two stacked rings of heptamers to form a barrel-shaped 14mer; ends can be capped by GroES; misfolded proteins enter the barrel where they are refolded when GroES binds) has protein sequence MPAKDIKYTDEARKLLEIGVDKLANAVKVTLGPRGRNVVLEKKFGSPTVINDGVTIAKEIEVENRFENMGAQLIREVSSKTNDTAGDGTTTATVLAQAIFKEGIRNVAAGSNSTQIKVGIDKAVDAIVAELEKISTPVDGINGAVQVATISANDPELGKLVGELIHKVGKDGVVTVEESKSTETTYENVEGLQFDKGFLSPYFVTDATRMEAVYEEPLILFFEKKIGNVQDLVPMLEKVLRMGKPFVIVAEDLENEALATLVLNRIRGNLPLCAVKAPGFGDRRKAMLEDMAILTGGQFISEDLGIKLENVTPDMLGSCQRIVITKDTTTIVGGKGDKGGIEGRLRQIKQQIENTDSSYDKEKLQERQAKLSGGVAVIKVGAATETALKEKKARIEDALASTRAALAEGIVPGGGVALIRAGKALDGLNLEGDQQIGVKIIAKAIEAPLRTIAENAGVEGSVVVSQVKRENNGFNAATLEFGDLLAQGVVDPTKVVRQALQNASSISGLLLTTEAIVAELPEKEDEGHAH, from the coding sequence ATGCCAGCAAAGGATATTAAATACACCGACGAAGCGCGCAAGCTTCTAGAAATCGGAGTCGATAAGCTCGCCAACGCGGTCAAGGTCACCCTTGGCCCGCGCGGACGAAACGTCGTTCTCGAGAAGAAGTTCGGCTCTCCCACCGTGATCAACGACGGCGTCACCATCGCCAAAGAGATCGAGGTCGAGAACCGATTCGAGAACATGGGCGCCCAGCTCATTCGCGAAGTCTCCAGCAAGACCAACGACACCGCGGGCGACGGCACCACCACCGCCACCGTTCTCGCCCAGGCCATCTTCAAAGAAGGGATCCGCAACGTGGCCGCCGGCTCCAACTCGACGCAGATCAAGGTCGGCATCGATAAGGCGGTCGACGCGATCGTCGCCGAGCTCGAGAAGATCTCGACGCCCGTCGATGGAATCAACGGCGCCGTACAGGTCGCCACCATCTCCGCCAACGACCCCGAGCTGGGCAAGCTCGTGGGCGAGCTGATCCACAAGGTCGGCAAAGACGGCGTCGTCACCGTCGAAGAGAGCAAGTCGACCGAGACCACCTACGAGAACGTCGAGGGTCTGCAGTTCGACAAGGGATTTCTTTCCCCCTACTTCGTCACCGACGCCACCCGCATGGAGGCCGTCTACGAAGAGCCGCTGATCCTCTTCTTCGAGAAGAAGATCGGCAACGTGCAGGACCTAGTGCCGATGCTCGAGAAGGTTCTCCGCATGGGCAAGCCGTTCGTCATCGTCGCCGAGGACCTTGAGAACGAAGCTCTCGCGACGCTGGTTCTGAACCGCATCCGTGGCAACCTCCCGCTCTGCGCCGTCAAGGCCCCGGGCTTCGGCGATCGCCGTAAGGCGATGCTAGAGGACATGGCGATCCTGACCGGCGGCCAGTTCATCTCTGAGGACCTCGGCATCAAGCTGGAGAACGTCACCCCCGACATGCTCGGCTCCTGCCAGCGCATCGTCATCACCAAGGACACCACCACCATCGTGGGCGGCAAGGGTGACAAGGGCGGCATCGAAGGCCGGCTTCGCCAGATCAAGCAGCAGATCGAGAACACCGATTCCTCCTACGACAAGGAGAAGCTGCAAGAGCGACAGGCCAAGCTCTCCGGCGGCGTCGCCGTCATCAAGGTCGGCGCGGCCACCGAGACCGCGCTCAAAGAGAAGAAGGCGCGCATCGAAGACGCGCTGGCATCGACCCGAGCCGCTCTCGCCGAGGGAATCGTCCCCGGCGGCGGCGTGGCTCTGATCCGCGCCGGTAAGGCGCTCGACGGCCTGAACCTCGAAGGGGACCAGCAGATCGGCGTCAAGATCATCGCCAAGGCGATCGAGGCCCCTCTGCGAACCATCGCCGAGAACGCTGGCGTCGAAGGTTCGGTCGTGGTGTCGCAGGTCAAGCGAGAGAACAACGGCTTCAACGCCGCCACCCTCGAGTTCGGCGACCTCCTGGCCCAAGGCGTCGTCGACCCCACCAAGGTCGTCCGCCAAGCCCTGCAGAACGCATCGTCCATCTCCGGCCTATTGCTCACGACCGAAGCCATCGTCGCCGAGCTGCCTGAGAAGGAAGACGAGGGCCACGCCCACTAG
- the feoB gene encoding ferrous iron transport protein B, whose translation MRSKSSISPDPSKPANSLEPVSTSPLVALVGNPNAGKTTLFNALTGSHQKVGNYPGVTVEHVSGTLKLEEGSVECVDVPGLYSLQAVSEDERVALKVIEGTMPGVRRPTLLVCVLDATNLERNLYFYHQLADAGYPILIALTMVDRLRTKGSEIDLARLSNLLGAEVIPLVGHKEKGLEELRDAISRHLEDPRPPIVDEATGDAAELKVAALSERLARLGQSSTHAEVRQMLLDPTETSEAFLEGFPEVREAFREAREQLVANPRPPAEVASRYQWATMVQRAVVREADRPKRSRTDKIDAVLTHRVFGLAIFVGIMYLVFLSIYSFATPFMNGIDAGFGWIKGVVSPRLESVPILQSLVVDGIIGGAGSMLVFLPQILILFFFIALLEGTGYLARAAFLMDRLLGWCGLNGRAFIPLLSSFACAIPGIMAARVMPDRNSRLATILVSPLMSCSARLPVYLLLIGAFIEPKLGAAWAGFVLFAMHLLGLFIAIPIVWFLNRKVIKGKRLPFLLELPPYQWPKWKDVWIAMYFRAKVFVKTAGTIIVFMSILIWALSYFPRLSTTQVAQIRQSYASADKVEIQKHIDEEQLAQSVLGRFGKVIEPVFRPAGFDWRITTSILSAFPARETVVPSLGIIFSLGGDVDEKSTDLRKTMAEATWPDGRPLFTPWTAVGLMVFFALCAQCMATLATVRRETNSWKWPWFMFTYMTALAYIAAVLIHQVGRLFGSP comes from the coding sequence TTGAGATCGAAGTCCTCGATTAGTCCAGATCCGTCGAAACCGGCCAACTCCTTGGAGCCGGTCTCCACTTCCCCCCTGGTCGCCCTCGTGGGCAACCCGAACGCAGGGAAAACCACCCTCTTTAACGCCCTTACCGGCTCTCATCAAAAGGTCGGCAACTACCCCGGCGTCACCGTCGAGCACGTCTCCGGAACGCTTAAGCTTGAAGAAGGAAGCGTCGAGTGTGTCGACGTTCCCGGCCTCTACTCTCTTCAAGCCGTTTCCGAGGACGAACGGGTCGCTCTCAAGGTGATCGAAGGCACGATGCCTGGGGTTCGGCGTCCCACGCTACTCGTCTGCGTCCTCGACGCCACCAATCTCGAGCGCAACCTCTACTTCTACCACCAGCTCGCCGACGCGGGTTACCCGATCCTCATCGCCCTGACGATGGTCGATCGACTGCGGACGAAGGGATCTGAGATCGACCTCGCCCGGCTCAGCAACCTACTCGGCGCCGAAGTGATTCCTTTGGTCGGACACAAAGAGAAGGGGTTAGAAGAGCTGCGCGACGCAATCTCGCGACACCTCGAAGACCCCCGGCCGCCGATCGTGGACGAGGCGACGGGCGACGCGGCGGAGCTGAAGGTAGCCGCCCTCAGCGAGCGGCTGGCGCGCCTCGGCCAATCGTCGACGCATGCGGAAGTTCGCCAAATGCTTCTCGACCCCACTGAGACCAGCGAGGCTTTTCTGGAAGGATTTCCCGAGGTTCGCGAGGCTTTTCGCGAAGCGCGAGAGCAGTTGGTGGCCAACCCGCGCCCTCCGGCCGAGGTTGCCAGCCGTTATCAGTGGGCGACCATGGTCCAACGCGCCGTGGTGCGAGAGGCCGACCGGCCGAAGCGAAGCCGCACCGACAAAATCGACGCCGTTCTGACCCACCGGGTCTTCGGCCTTGCGATCTTCGTCGGAATCATGTACCTCGTCTTCCTGTCGATTTACAGTTTCGCGACGCCATTCATGAACGGCATCGATGCCGGTTTCGGATGGATTAAGGGAGTGGTTTCTCCCCGTTTAGAATCGGTCCCGATTCTTCAGTCGTTGGTCGTCGACGGCATTATCGGCGGCGCGGGATCGATGCTGGTCTTCCTCCCCCAGATCCTCATCCTCTTCTTCTTCATCGCGTTGCTGGAGGGGACCGGGTATCTCGCTCGCGCCGCGTTCCTCATGGACCGGCTCCTCGGGTGGTGCGGGCTCAACGGTCGCGCCTTTATTCCGCTTCTCTCCAGCTTCGCCTGCGCCATCCCGGGGATCATGGCGGCGCGGGTGATGCCGGACCGCAATAGCCGTCTGGCGACGATCCTGGTGTCTCCGCTCATGTCTTGCAGCGCGCGGCTACCCGTCTACCTGCTGCTCATCGGAGCGTTCATCGAGCCGAAGCTGGGCGCGGCGTGGGCGGGATTCGTGCTGTTCGCGATGCACCTGCTCGGACTGTTCATCGCCATCCCGATCGTCTGGTTCCTGAACCGAAAGGTGATCAAGGGGAAGCGCCTCCCATTCTTGCTCGAGTTGCCGCCGTACCAGTGGCCGAAGTGGAAAGACGTCTGGATCGCGATGTACTTCCGAGCCAAGGTTTTCGTCAAGACCGCGGGCACGATCATCGTCTTCATGTCGATCCTGATTTGGGCGCTCTCCTACTTCCCACGTCTCTCCACCACCCAAGTCGCTCAAATCAGGCAAAGCTATGCCAGCGCCGACAAGGTCGAGATCCAAAAGCATATCGACGAAGAGCAGCTCGCCCAGTCGGTGCTCGGCCGCTTCGGAAAGGTGATCGAGCCGGTCTTCCGCCCCGCCGGGTTCGACTGGCGGATCACGACGTCGATTCTCTCCGCCTTCCCGGCGCGGGAAACGGTGGTGCCGTCGCTCGGGATCATCTTCTCGCTGGGCGGCGACGTCGACGAGAAGTCGACCGACCTGCGCAAGACGATGGCGGAGGCTACTTGGCCGGACGGACGCCCGCTCTTTACCCCTTGGACCGCCGTCGGCCTCATGGTCTTCTTCGCCCTCTGCGCGCAATGCATGGCCACCCTCGCCACCGTCCGTCGCGAGACGAATAGCTGGAAATGGCCTTGGTTCATGTTCACCTACATGACCGCCCTCGCTTACATCGCCGCAGTCCTAATCCACCAAGTCGGCCGTCTTTTTGGATCGCCGTAA
- a CDS encoding KAP family P-loop NTPase fold protein has protein sequence MESVPFSDTHDAPISGVKDDRLARKPFASSLVRTLLADNPNGATVVAVMGGWGTGKSSVAAMVAEELDNQATVVRFEPWMVGSREGLAREFFATIGNKILPKEDTDKDKKARSRFYRYSSKIMSTISTGAGALSVVVPGVGIAEKGSKAISEALNYAAEGLEAQAIEPTLRDARDEISSDLAELTKPAVIIIDDIDRLDKEEVRITFQLIKACADFPNIRYLLLFDRDQVCHALKDSVTDPEAFLEKIVSRPFDLPEATRKQRSALLEESLLSTGIHENLGKSGMERLSVVFDQVLLPGLSTVRHVKRFITTIETLLPSLIVEGTRNIDPADFLALEFLRQYVPTIYSVLREEEAPRPGGRLAWLMQDEANDKKKEARAEALDQLGEPKRSLAIYALEALGDGKSRNPLALMTCRFSTDYWKPVYLGFHEARASVSQKTWQEFKSSLRGTDSDPFWLHEWDDREARDRWIAAIVTRAWDIEWPESKQLMKILFEWGDKQHPEEGVFTSSYTSWESAVMNCVSSMLEISPDGLDPVNELNEVIKSTTALVAPAIVVGMELEQKRKGRHPDWSEESDLAPLQRSLARKVKKFVESGEIWNSNDVRTAFSAVRYILGDAYWTKWFDSIHSSEEALVQYLNLYLGQIVDFNYGFDEGPLVAAIRDIAPEKLNESGRRARLLTLNAVRDPLGRQRRRRPRLDTVEVVEI, from the coding sequence ATGGAATCCGTGCCATTTTCAGATACTCACGATGCCCCTATCTCTGGAGTGAAAGATGATCGGTTAGCGAGGAAGCCATTCGCCTCTTCATTGGTCAGAACTTTACTTGCAGATAATCCTAACGGAGCGACCGTCGTGGCTGTGATGGGTGGTTGGGGAACTGGCAAATCATCGGTTGCGGCAATGGTGGCCGAAGAACTGGATAATCAGGCAACCGTAGTGAGATTTGAACCCTGGATGGTTGGTTCACGTGAAGGGCTCGCCCGCGAATTCTTTGCAACGATTGGGAACAAGATCCTGCCAAAAGAGGACACTGACAAGGACAAAAAGGCCCGCTCTCGATTCTATAGATACAGTTCAAAGATTATGAGCACCATTTCCACGGGGGCAGGGGCGTTGAGCGTGGTCGTGCCCGGTGTGGGGATAGCTGAGAAGGGATCAAAGGCTATTAGCGAAGCCCTCAATTATGCGGCAGAAGGTCTAGAAGCACAAGCCATCGAGCCCACTCTACGTGACGCCAGAGACGAAATATCTTCTGATCTGGCGGAGCTTACTAAACCCGCAGTTATCATCATAGACGATATAGACCGCCTGGATAAGGAGGAAGTGCGGATCACCTTTCAGTTGATTAAGGCCTGCGCTGACTTTCCAAACATCCGATACCTTCTGTTGTTTGATCGTGATCAGGTATGTCATGCGCTTAAAGATTCAGTGACGGACCCGGAGGCTTTTCTTGAGAAGATTGTAAGTCGCCCGTTCGATCTCCCAGAAGCTACGAGAAAACAGCGAAGTGCGCTCCTCGAAGAATCCTTATTGTCAACGGGAATCCATGAGAATCTTGGCAAGAGTGGCATGGAGCGCCTCTCCGTCGTTTTCGATCAGGTCCTCCTACCAGGATTGTCCACGGTACGGCACGTAAAGCGATTCATTACTACGATTGAGACTCTTCTTCCTTCGCTTATCGTCGAAGGCACACGCAACATCGACCCTGCTGACTTCCTTGCCTTGGAGTTTCTTCGACAATATGTACCTACTATTTATTCGGTGCTACGTGAAGAAGAAGCTCCACGTCCAGGTGGTCGGCTAGCCTGGTTGATGCAAGACGAAGCAAATGATAAGAAGAAGGAAGCTAGGGCCGAAGCTCTCGATCAGCTCGGTGAACCGAAGAGATCGCTAGCTATATATGCTTTAGAAGCACTAGGGGATGGTAAGTCCAGAAATCCCCTGGCACTCATGACGTGCAGGTTCTCAACTGATTATTGGAAGCCTGTCTACCTTGGTTTTCATGAGGCTCGTGCTAGTGTCAGCCAGAAAACGTGGCAAGAGTTCAAATCGAGCTTGCGGGGAACCGACAGCGACCCGTTTTGGCTCCATGAATGGGATGACCGCGAAGCACGCGACAGGTGGATTGCAGCAATTGTGACTCGGGCCTGGGACATTGAATGGCCCGAGAGCAAGCAGCTGATGAAGATTCTTTTTGAGTGGGGAGATAAACAACATCCCGAGGAAGGGGTATTTACCAGCTCGTATACTAGCTGGGAAAGCGCAGTTATGAACTGCGTATCTTCAATGTTGGAGATATCTCCCGATGGCCTAGATCCGGTAAATGAGTTAAATGAGGTCATCAAGAGCACAACTGCTTTGGTTGCTCCGGCCATCGTTGTTGGAATGGAACTTGAGCAAAAGCGCAAGGGGCGCCACCCTGATTGGTCAGAGGAATCTGACCTCGCCCCTCTTCAGCGGTCGCTCGCCAGAAAAGTAAAGAAATTTGTCGAATCAGGCGAGATCTGGAATTCGAACGACGTCCGCACCGCATTTTCAGCGGTGCGTTATATACTCGGTGATGCGTACTGGACCAAATGGTTTGATTCAATCCATTCATCAGAGGAAGCACTCGTTCAATACTTAAACCTATATCTCGGTCAAATCGTAGATTTCAACTATGGGTTTGACGAGGGGCCACTAGTGGCTGCAATCCGCGACATAGCGCCGGAAAAGCTGAACGAAAGTGGCCGGAGAGCTCGCCTCTTGACATTGAACGCTGTGCGGGACCCGTTAGGTCGTCAGAGACGTCGCCGGCCCCGCTTGGATACGGTTGAAGTAGTTGAAATTTAA
- a CDS encoding FeoA family protein — MTPGTGAVKSFADLKKGMRAQVVRVTQESAETVRLQEMGLTPGTTFRVVKVAPFGDPIEIELRGYRLCLRKRETDCFEIEVLD; from the coding sequence ATGACACCCGGAACCGGGGCGGTGAAGAGTTTTGCGGATCTCAAGAAAGGGATGCGCGCACAGGTAGTTCGCGTCACGCAGGAGTCCGCCGAAACCGTTCGACTGCAAGAGATGGGGCTAACCCCCGGCACCACGTTCCGCGTGGTAAAGGTCGCGCCGTTCGGCGATCCGATCGAGATCGAGCTGCGTGGCTACCGACTTTGCCTTCGAAAGCGCGAGACCGATTGCTTTGAGATCGAAGTCCTCGATTAG
- a CDS encoding prepilin-type N-terminal cleavage/methylation domain-containing protein — protein sequence MNFIRPFARRSSGFTLIELLVVIAIIAILAAILFPVFAQAKAAAKKTSCLSDTKQLITSELMYMGDNDDQIQELYPGGCTNNAGNVAPYTWMGTLQPYIKNIDIFNCPAASNRMTKLDFAARITVPIGMNSYLGYYFNYYDYFVVGGAGACPSAGEGDPHPRPVSGSVVEYAAETVLNADAWNNNSKTGTTPRPAYIDPGYGLGRRYGISDRHDGRTNVNLLDGHAKNFKAFSLLNQMAISSSGNEYVIMTNYNAAKVIWDVDAPNPHTKPGLYPSDCCTNP from the coding sequence ATGAACTTCATACGTCCCTTCGCGCGGCGCTCCAGCGGCTTCACGCTTATCGAGCTGCTCGTCGTGATCGCCATTATCGCGATCCTCGCCGCAATCCTCTTCCCCGTTTTCGCCCAGGCCAAGGCCGCGGCAAAGAAAACGAGCTGCCTCAGCGACACGAAACAGTTGATCACCTCCGAGCTCATGTACATGGGCGACAACGACGACCAGATCCAGGAGCTCTATCCTGGCGGCTGCACAAACAATGCCGGCAACGTCGCGCCGTACACATGGATGGGAACGCTCCAGCCATATATCAAGAACATCGACATCTTCAACTGCCCTGCGGCCAGTAATAGAATGACGAAGCTCGACTTCGCCGCCCGGATCACGGTACCGATCGGAATGAATTCCTATCTGGGCTACTACTTCAACTATTACGACTACTTCGTCGTGGGTGGGGCCGGTGCATGCCCGAGCGCAGGAGAGGGAGATCCGCATCCCCGACCGGTAAGCGGTTCGGTCGTCGAGTACGCGGCGGAAACGGTATTGAACGCCGATGCTTGGAACAATAACTCCAAGACCGGTACCACCCCCCGCCCGGCTTACATCGATCCGGGTTACGGACTGGGCCGCCGATACGGCATTTCCGATCGGCATGACGGTCGAACGAACGTTAATCTGTTGGACGGGCACGCCAAGAATTTCAAGGCGTTCTCCCTGCTGAACCAGATGGCGATCAGTAGCTCCGGAAACGAGTACGTCATCATGACGAACTACAATGCGGCCAAAGTGATCTGGGACGTGGACGCTCCCAACCCCCACACCAAGCCCGGCCTCTATCCGAGCGATTGCTGCACTAACCCGTAA